A window of Streptomyces sp. DG1A-41 contains these coding sequences:
- a CDS encoding SWIM zinc finger family protein, with translation MTQQGVRWTADQVLALAPDAASRKAGSKLGAAGPWSEAGSSDEGTVWGLCKGSGSKPYQTVVDIADASGPAYKCSCPSRKFPCKHALGLLLLWAGGDAAVPTGEAPEWAGQWIAGRRKRAEGKKAGDSSGSPSGSADPEAARRRAERRAERVTAGAVELEQRLADLLRTGLATAEQSGYGLWEETAARMVDAQAQGLAGRVRELGAIPSTGPGWPVRLLEECALLHLLGQGWLRRERLPDALAATVRSRIGLPASADGPPVRDRWLVLAQYDTADTRLTTRRVWLHGADSDRTVLLLSYGAAGRAPELALPVGLVLEAEVSAYPGAGQPRVALGEQFAPPAPTAIRPQGVTTSQAAARYGDALRDDPWVESVPVTLDRVVPSPDGDSWQLADADEDAALPLTPTARARPGLWRLVALSGGAPVRVFGECGHQGFTPLTAWPEGPGDAIALC, from the coding sequence ATGACTCAGCAGGGGGTGCGCTGGACCGCGGACCAGGTGCTGGCACTGGCGCCTGACGCGGCATCACGCAAAGCGGGGAGCAAACTCGGCGCGGCGGGGCCGTGGTCCGAGGCGGGGAGTTCCGACGAGGGGACGGTGTGGGGGCTGTGCAAGGGCAGCGGAAGCAAGCCGTATCAGACGGTCGTCGACATCGCGGACGCCTCCGGGCCCGCGTACAAGTGCAGTTGTCCGAGCCGCAAGTTCCCGTGCAAGCACGCGCTCGGGCTGCTGCTGCTCTGGGCGGGCGGCGACGCAGCGGTGCCGACGGGAGAGGCGCCGGAGTGGGCCGGGCAGTGGATAGCGGGGCGGCGTAAGCGCGCTGAGGGGAAGAAGGCCGGGGACAGCTCCGGTTCACCGTCCGGATCCGCTGATCCGGAGGCGGCGCGGCGCCGGGCGGAGCGGCGGGCAGAGCGGGTCACGGCGGGAGCGGTGGAGCTGGAGCAGCGCCTGGCGGATCTGTTGCGCACGGGTCTGGCGACGGCGGAGCAGTCGGGTTACGGCCTGTGGGAGGAGACGGCGGCCCGCATGGTCGACGCCCAGGCGCAGGGCCTGGCCGGCCGGGTCCGGGAGTTGGGGGCGATCCCGTCCACAGGGCCGGGCTGGCCGGTGCGTCTGCTGGAGGAGTGCGCGCTGCTGCACCTCCTCGGTCAGGGCTGGCTGCGCCGCGAGCGGCTCCCGGACGCTCTCGCCGCCACGGTCCGCTCCCGCATCGGTCTGCCGGCCTCCGCGGACGGCCCGCCGGTGCGGGACCGCTGGCTGGTGCTCGCCCAGTACGACACGGCGGACACGCGCCTGACGACCCGCCGGGTCTGGCTGCACGGCGCCGACTCGGACCGCACCGTGCTGCTCCTCTCCTACGGCGCCGCCGGCCGCGCCCCGGAGCTGGCGTTGCCGGTGGGGCTGGTCCTGGAGGCCGAGGTGTCCGCCTACCCGGGCGCCGGGCAGCCGCGGGTGGCCCTGGGCGAACAGTTCGCACCGCCCGCGCCGACGGCGATACGCCCGCAGGGGGTGACGACGTCCCAGGCGGCCGCCCGCTACGGCGACGCCCTGCGCGACGATCCCTGGGTGGAGTCCGTCCCGGTGACGCTGGACCGGGTCGTCCCCAGCCCGGACGGCGACTCCTGGCAGTTGGCGGACGCGGACGAGGACGCGGCGTTGCCGCTCACTCCCACGGCGCGTGCCCGGCCGGGCCTGTGGCGGCTCGTCGCGCTGTCGGGCGGCGCCCCGGTCAGGGTCTTCGGCGAATGCGGCCACCAGGGCTTCACCCCGCTGACGGCGTGGCCCGAGGGCCCGGGCGACGCGATAGCCCTGTGCTGA
- a CDS encoding AAA family ATPase produces MPVSVEPTSVDPSQNGSAPANAGAGAPADVTEAEALRPHAEDAFAGELAALAAQDDRSRPARWKLSPWAVATYLLGGTLPDGTVITPKYVGPRRIVEVAVTTLATDRALLLLGVPGTAKTWVSEHLAAAVSGDSTLLVQGTAGTPEEAIRYGWNYARLLAHGPSRDALVPSPVMRAMAEGMTARVEELTRIPADVQDTLITILSEKTLPIPELGQEVQAVRGFNLIATANDRDRGVNDLSSALRRRFNTVVLPLPESPEAEVDIVSRRVDQIGRSLDLPAAPDGLDEIRRVVTVFRELRDGVTTDGRTKLKSPSGTLSTAEAISVVTNGLALAAHFGDGVLRPGDVAAGILGAVVRDPAADRVIWQEYLETVVRERDGWKDFYRACREVSV; encoded by the coding sequence ATGCCTGTGTCCGTAGAACCGACGTCCGTCGACCCGAGCCAGAACGGGTCCGCGCCCGCGAACGCGGGGGCGGGCGCACCCGCGGACGTGACCGAGGCGGAAGCACTGCGGCCGCACGCCGAGGACGCCTTCGCCGGCGAACTCGCCGCGCTGGCCGCGCAGGACGACCGTTCGCGTCCGGCCCGCTGGAAGCTGTCGCCGTGGGCCGTCGCGACGTACCTGCTCGGCGGGACGCTGCCGGACGGCACGGTGATCACACCGAAGTACGTCGGCCCGCGCCGTATCGTCGAGGTCGCCGTCACCACGCTCGCCACCGACCGCGCCCTGCTCCTGCTCGGCGTACCCGGCACGGCGAAGACCTGGGTCTCCGAGCATCTGGCCGCGGCGGTCAGCGGCGACTCCACGCTGCTGGTGCAGGGCACCGCCGGCACGCCGGAGGAGGCCATCCGGTACGGCTGGAACTACGCGCGGCTGCTCGCCCACGGCCCGAGCCGCGACGCGCTCGTGCCCAGCCCGGTCATGCGGGCCATGGCCGAGGGCATGACCGCCCGCGTCGAGGAGCTGACGCGTATCCCGGCCGACGTGCAGGACACGCTCATCACGATCCTGTCGGAGAAGACGCTGCCCATACCGGAGCTGGGCCAGGAGGTGCAGGCGGTCCGCGGCTTCAACCTGATCGCCACGGCCAACGACCGCGACCGCGGGGTCAACGACCTGTCCAGCGCCCTGCGCCGCCGGTTCAACACGGTGGTGCTGCCGCTGCCGGAGAGCCCCGAGGCCGAGGTCGACATCGTCTCGCGCCGCGTCGACCAGATCGGCCGCTCGCTCGACCTGCCGGCCGCGCCCGACGGCCTCGACGAGATCCGCCGGGTCGTCACGGTCTTCCGTGAGCTGCGCGACGGGGTCACGACCGACGGCCGGACGAAGCTGAAGTCGCCGAGCGGCACGCTGTCCACGGCCGAGGCGATCTCCGTCGTCACCAACGGGCTCGCCCTGGCAGCCCACTTCGGCGACGGCGTGCTGCGGCCGGGCGACGTGGCCGCGGGCATCCTCGGCGCGGTGGTCCGCGACCCGGCGGCCGACCGCGTCATCTGGCAGGAGTACCTGGAGACGGTCGTCCGCGAGCGGGACGGCTGGAAGGACTTCTACCGGGCCTGCCGGGAGGTGAGCGTGTGA
- a CDS encoding DUF5682 family protein translates to MGGRQVTGVEESVGRAAGAGPVLLGVRHHGPGSARAVRAALEETRPRIVLIEGPPEADALIPLAADEEMRPPVALLAHAVDEPGRSAFWPLAEFSPEWVAIRWALEHDVPARFIDLPATHTLAWGRQEDGAGVEGKSPPDAETADNEGDYGPASGPADVRIDPLGVLAETAGYDDPERWWEDVVEHRGVGKKGEALAPFTAIEEAMGALRETYGSEGHDRDLVREAYMRLQVRATQREFEDGVAVVCGAWHVPALRRKTTVVADKALLKGLPKVKTDMTWVPWTHRRLSRNSGYGAGIDSPGWYGHLFSAPDRPVERWMTKVAGLLRAEDRFVSSAHVIEAVRLAETLAAMRGRPLPGLSETTDAVRAVMCEGSDVPLALVRDRLVVGDVLGEVPPTAPAVPLQRDLARLQRRLRLKPEALEREVELDLRKETDAARSRLLHRLRLLGIAWGEPAASRGSTGTFRESWRLRWEPELSVRVAEAGVWGTTVLSAVTAKAEADAVAAQGLADVTALAERCLLAELPEALPTVMRLLADRAALDTDVGQLAQALPALVRSLRYGDVRGTDTGALGEVAAGLAERVFVGLPPACAALDADGAEEMRRHVDAVHGAVGLLGDAPAAGQGNLSARWQAVLRVLCGRDTVPGVIRGRAVRLLLDDGELAQDEAARLMGLVLSPGTPPADAAAWIEGFVGGGSGGGMLLVHDDRLLGLVDAWLTGVPVEAFTDVLPLLRRTFSAYEPGVRRTLGELVRRGPGAGSGATGAGSGIPGIPGFAAELDTVRADAVLPVVRLLLGLDEGEEHIRNNLVGVTG, encoded by the coding sequence ATGGGAGGGAGACAGGTGACGGGCGTGGAAGAATCTGTCGGCCGGGCGGCCGGGGCGGGGCCGGTGCTGCTCGGGGTACGGCATCACGGGCCGGGGTCGGCGAGGGCGGTGCGGGCGGCGCTGGAGGAGACCCGACCGCGGATCGTGCTGATCGAGGGACCGCCCGAGGCCGACGCGCTGATCCCGCTCGCCGCCGACGAGGAGATGCGGCCGCCGGTCGCCCTGCTCGCCCATGCCGTGGACGAGCCCGGCCGCTCGGCGTTCTGGCCGTTGGCCGAGTTCTCCCCGGAGTGGGTCGCCATCCGCTGGGCCCTGGAACACGACGTCCCGGCCCGCTTCATCGACCTGCCGGCCACGCACACGCTGGCCTGGGGAAGGCAGGAGGACGGGGCCGGAGTGGAGGGGAAATCTCCTCCGGACGCCGAGACGGCGGACAACGAGGGCGACTACGGCCCCGCCTCCGGCCCCGCCGACGTGCGGATCGATCCGCTCGGGGTGCTCGCCGAGACCGCCGGCTACGACGACCCGGAGCGGTGGTGGGAGGACGTCGTGGAGCACCGGGGCGTGGGGAAGAAGGGGGAGGCGCTCGCGCCGTTCACCGCGATCGAGGAGGCGATGGGGGCGCTGCGGGAGACCTATGGCAGCGAGGGACACGACCGGGACCTGGTGCGCGAGGCGTACATGCGGCTCCAGGTGCGAGCCACGCAGCGGGAGTTCGAGGACGGTGTGGCCGTCGTGTGCGGGGCGTGGCACGTGCCCGCACTGAGGCGGAAGACCACCGTCGTCGCCGACAAGGCGCTGCTGAAGGGGCTGCCCAAGGTCAAGACGGACATGACCTGGGTGCCCTGGACCCACCGCAGGCTGTCCCGGAACAGCGGTTACGGGGCCGGCATCGACTCGCCGGGCTGGTACGGGCACTTGTTCAGCGCCCCGGACCGGCCGGTCGAGCGGTGGATGACCAAGGTGGCGGGGCTGCTGCGCGCCGAGGACCGGTTCGTCTCCTCCGCGCATGTCATCGAGGCCGTGCGGCTGGCCGAGACGCTCGCCGCGATGCGCGGCCGTCCGCTGCCCGGCCTGAGCGAGACGACCGACGCGGTGCGGGCGGTGATGTGCGAGGGCTCGGACGTGCCGCTGGCGCTGGTGCGGGACCGGCTGGTCGTGGGGGACGTGCTGGGGGAGGTGCCGCCGACGGCGCCGGCGGTACCGTTGCAGCGGGACCTCGCCCGGCTCCAGCGCCGGCTGCGGCTGAAACCGGAGGCGTTGGAGCGGGAGGTGGAGCTCGACCTGCGCAAGGAGACCGACGCCGCCCGCAGCAGGCTGCTGCACCGGCTGCGGTTGCTCGGCATCGCGTGGGGCGAACCGGCCGCCTCACGGGGCAGCACGGGCACGTTCCGGGAGTCGTGGCGGCTGCGCTGGGAGCCCGAGCTGTCCGTGCGGGTCGCCGAGGCCGGGGTGTGGGGGACGACCGTCCTGTCCGCCGTGACCGCCAAGGCCGAGGCGGACGCCGTCGCCGCGCAGGGTCTCGCCGACGTCACGGCGCTCGCCGAGCGCTGCCTGCTGGCCGAACTGCCCGAGGCCCTGCCGACGGTGATGCGACTCCTTGCCGACCGGGCGGCCCTCGACACGGATGTCGGCCAGCTCGCCCAGGCGCTGCCGGCCCTCGTCCGCTCCCTGCGCTACGGCGATGTGCGCGGCACGGACACCGGAGCCCTGGGAGAGGTCGCGGCGGGTCTGGCCGAGCGGGTCTTCGTCGGCCTGCCCCCGGCATGCGCCGCGCTCGACGCGGACGGCGCCGAGGAGATGCGGCGTCATGTCGACGCCGTGCACGGGGCCGTGGGGCTCCTGGGCGACGCCCCGGCAGCGGGACAAGGCAACTTGAGTGCCCGTTGGCAGGCGGTGCTGCGGGTGCTGTGCGGGCGGGACACCGTGCCCGGGGTGATTCGGGGGCGGGCCGTGCGGCTCCTGCTCGACGACGGGGAGCTGGCGCAGGACGAGGCGGCGCGCCTCATGGGGCTCGTCCTGTCCCCGGGCACGCCACCGGCGGACGCGGCCGCGTGGATCGAGGGCTTCGTCGGAGGAGGCTCCGGGGGCGGGATGCTCCTGGTGCACGACGACCGGCTGCTCGGGCTGGTCGACGCGTGGCTGACCGGGGTGCCGGTGGAGGCGTTCACGGACGTGCTGCCCCTGCTGCGGCGGACGTTCTCGGCGTACGAGCCCGGGGTCCGGCGGACCCTCGGCGAACTGGTCCGGCGCGGGCCGGGGGCCGGGAGCGGCGCGACAGGAGCAGGCTCCGGCATACCAGGCATACCCGGCTTCGCCGCAGAGCTCGACACGGTGCGCGCGGACGCCGTGCTGCCGGTCGTGCGACTGCTGCTCGGCCTGGACGAAGGGGAAGAACACATCCGCAACAACCTGGTGGGGGTGACGGGATGA
- a CDS encoding VWA domain-containing protein yields MTAEVTDPVQERLRRWRLVLGGDAADGTGCELSGRDAAMDGALTALYGKGEKPQGGRDRSAGLGASAPSVARWLGDIRTYFPSSVVQVMQRDAIDRLGLATLLLEPEMLEAVEADVHLVGTLLSLNKAMPETTKETARAVVRKVVEDLEKRLATRTRATLTGALDRSARINRPRHHDIDWNRTIAANLKHYLPPYRTIVPERLIGYGRASQSTKKEVILCIDQSGSMAASVVYASVFGAVLASMRTISTRLVVFDTAVVDLTDQLDDPVDVLFGTQLGGGTDINRALAYCQSQITRPAETVVVLISDLYEGGIRDGMLKRVAAMKASGVQFVTLLALSDEGAPAYDREHAAALAALGAPAFACTPGLFPEVMAAAIEKRPLPIPDAA; encoded by the coding sequence ATGACGGCCGAGGTGACGGACCCGGTGCAGGAGCGGTTGCGGCGGTGGCGGCTCGTGCTCGGGGGCGACGCGGCGGACGGCACCGGGTGTGAACTGTCCGGGCGGGACGCGGCGATGGACGGAGCGCTCACCGCGCTCTACGGCAAGGGGGAGAAGCCGCAAGGGGGCCGGGACCGTTCGGCGGGACTGGGGGCGTCGGCGCCGTCCGTGGCGCGCTGGCTCGGCGACATCCGGACGTACTTCCCGTCCTCCGTCGTACAGGTCATGCAGCGCGACGCCATCGACCGGCTCGGTCTCGCCACGCTCCTGCTGGAGCCGGAGATGCTGGAGGCGGTGGAGGCCGACGTGCACCTCGTCGGCACGCTGCTGTCGCTCAACAAGGCCATGCCCGAGACGACGAAGGAGACGGCACGGGCCGTCGTACGCAAGGTCGTCGAGGACCTGGAGAAGCGGCTCGCCACCCGCACTCGCGCCACCCTCACCGGCGCCCTCGACCGCAGCGCCCGGATCAACCGGCCCCGGCATCACGACATCGACTGGAACCGCACGATCGCGGCCAATCTCAAGCACTACCTGCCCCCGTACCGAACGATCGTGCCGGAGCGGCTCATCGGGTACGGGCGAGCGTCCCAGTCCACGAAGAAGGAGGTCATCCTCTGTATCGACCAGTCGGGATCCATGGCGGCATCGGTCGTGTACGCATCGGTGTTCGGAGCGGTGCTCGCCTCGATGCGGACGATCTCCACGCGACTCGTCGTCTTCGACACGGCGGTCGTCGACCTGACGGACCAGCTCGACGACCCCGTCGACGTCCTCTTCGGGACGCAGTTGGGCGGCGGCACGGACATCAACCGGGCACTCGCCTACTGCCAGTCGCAGATCACCCGGCCCGCGGAGACGGTGGTCGTGCTGATCAGCGATCTCTACGAGGGAGGCATACGGGACGGGATGCTCAAGCGGGTGGCGGCGATGAAGGCGTCAGGGGTGCAGTTCGTGACGCTGCTGGCGCTCTCGGACGAGGGGGCGCCGGCATACGACCGGGAGCACGCGGCCGCGCTCGCCGCGCTGGGGGCACCGGCGTTCGCCTGCACGCCCGGTCTGTTCCCGGAGGTGATGGCGGCGGCGATCGAGAAGCGTCCGCTGCCGATACCGGATGCGGCGTGA
- the sucC gene encoding ADP-forming succinate--CoA ligase subunit beta codes for MDLFEYQARDLFAKHDVPVLAGEVIDTPEAARAATERLGGKSVVKAQVKVGGRGKAGGVKLAATPDEAVEHATNILGMDIKGHTVHKVMIAETAPEIVEEYYVSFLLDRANRTFLSIASVEGGMEIEEVAATRPEAVAKTPIDANEGVTEAKAREIVEAAKFPAEVADKVVNVLVKLWDTFVKEDALLVEVNPLAKVASGDVIALDGKVTLDENAEFRHPDHEALQDKAAANPLEAAAKEKNLNYVKLDGEVGIIGNGAGLVMSTLDVVAYAGEKHGGVKPANFLDIGGGASAAVMANGLEIILGDPDVKSVFVNVFGGITACDEVANGIVQALQLLKDKGEDVTKPLVVRLDGNNAELGRKILSDANHPLVQRVDTMDGAADKAAELAAAK; via the coding sequence GTGGACCTGTTCGAGTACCAGGCGAGGGACCTCTTCGCCAAGCACGATGTACCGGTGCTGGCCGGTGAAGTCATCGACACGCCTGAGGCGGCCCGCGCAGCCACCGAGCGCCTCGGTGGCAAGTCCGTCGTCAAGGCCCAGGTGAAGGTCGGCGGCCGTGGCAAGGCCGGTGGCGTGAAGCTCGCCGCCACCCCCGACGAGGCGGTCGAGCACGCGACCAACATCCTCGGCATGGACATCAAGGGCCACACGGTCCACAAGGTGATGATCGCCGAGACGGCCCCGGAGATCGTGGAGGAGTACTACGTCTCCTTCCTCCTGGACCGTGCCAACCGCACCTTCCTCTCCATCGCCTCCGTCGAGGGCGGCATGGAGATCGAGGAGGTGGCGGCCACCCGCCCCGAGGCCGTCGCCAAGACGCCGATCGACGCCAACGAAGGTGTCACCGAGGCGAAGGCCCGCGAGATCGTCGAGGCCGCGAAGTTCCCGGCCGAGGTCGCCGACAAGGTCGTGAACGTCCTCGTCAAGCTGTGGGACACCTTCGTCAAGGAGGACGCCCTCCTGGTCGAGGTCAACCCGCTGGCCAAGGTCGCCTCCGGTGACGTCATCGCCCTCGACGGCAAGGTGACCCTCGACGAGAACGCCGAGTTCCGTCACCCCGACCACGAGGCTCTCCAGGACAAGGCCGCGGCCAACCCGCTCGAGGCCGCCGCCAAGGAGAAGAACCTCAACTACGTCAAGCTCGACGGCGAGGTCGGCATCATCGGCAACGGCGCGGGTCTCGTCATGAGCACCCTGGACGTCGTCGCGTACGCCGGTGAGAAGCACGGCGGTGTGAAGCCCGCCAACTTCCTCGACATCGGCGGTGGCGCCTCCGCCGCCGTCATGGCGAACGGCCTGGAGATCATCCTCGGCGACCCGGACGTCAAGTCCGTGTTCGTCAACGTCTTCGGTGGCATCACCGCCTGTGACGAGGTCGCCAACGGCATCGTGCAGGCGCTTCAGCTGCTCAAGGACAAGGGCGAGGACGTCACCAAGCCCCTCGTCGTCCGTCTCGACGGCAACAACGCCGAGCTGGGTCGCAAGATCCTCTCCGACGCCAACCACCCGCTGGTGCAGCGCGTGGACACCATGGACGGCGCGGCCGACAAGGCCGCCGAGCTCGCGGCTGCGAAGTAA
- the sucD gene encoding succinate--CoA ligase subunit alpha, whose product MAIFLNKDSKVIVQGMTGATGMKHTKLMLADGTNIVGGVNPRKAGTSVDVDGNEIPVFGTVAEAIEKTGANVSVLFVPPAFAKAAVVEAIDAEIPLAVVITEGIAVHDSAAFYAYAVEKGNKTRIIGPNCPGLITPGQSNAGIIPGDITKPGRIGLVSKSGTLTYQMMYELRDIGFSSAVGIGGDPVIGTTHIDALAAFEADPDTDLIVMIGEIGGDAEERAAAFIKENVKKPVVGYVAGFTAPEGKTMGHAGAIVSGSSGTAAAKKEALEAAGVKVGKTPTETAKLARAILGN is encoded by the coding sequence ATGGCTATCTTCCTCAACAAGGACAGCAAGGTCATCGTCCAGGGCATGACCGGTGCCACGGGCATGAAGCACACCAAGCTCATGCTGGCCGACGGCACGAACATCGTCGGTGGCGTGAACCCCCGCAAGGCGGGCACGTCGGTCGACGTCGACGGCAACGAGATCCCGGTCTTCGGCACGGTCGCCGAGGCGATCGAGAAGACGGGCGCGAACGTATCCGTCCTCTTCGTCCCGCCGGCCTTCGCCAAGGCCGCCGTCGTCGAGGCCATCGACGCCGAGATCCCGCTCGCGGTCGTCATCACCGAGGGCATCGCGGTCCACGACTCGGCGGCGTTCTACGCCTACGCGGTCGAGAAGGGCAACAAGACCCGGATCATCGGCCCGAACTGCCCCGGTCTCATCACCCCGGGCCAGTCCAACGCCGGCATCATCCCGGGCGACATCACCAAGCCGGGCCGCATCGGCCTGGTGTCGAAGTCCGGCACGCTGACGTACCAGATGATGTACGAGCTGCGGGACATCGGCTTCTCCTCCGCCGTCGGCATCGGTGGCGACCCGGTCATCGGGACGACCCACATCGACGCCCTCGCCGCGTTCGAGGCCGACCCCGACACCGACCTGATCGTCATGATCGGTGAGATCGGCGGCGACGCCGAGGAGCGGGCCGCGGCCTTCATCAAGGAGAACGTGAAGAAGCCGGTCGTCGGCTACGTCGCGGGCTTCACCGCGCCCGAGGGCAAGACCATGGGCCACGCCGGCGCCATCGTCTCCGGCTCCTCCGGCACGGCCGCCGCGAAGAAGGAGGCCCTCGAGGCCGCCGGCGTCAAGGTCGGCAAGACGCCGACCGAGACGGCGAAGCTGGCGCGCGCCATTCTCGGCAATTAA
- a CDS encoding sigma factor-like helix-turn-helix DNA-binding protein: MTQSPAIPLPPPKERRRLREAASLTRAQLASRVGVTSETVRGWETGRSTPRGRKGQKYAKLLNSLGAEGEVTPPHAERGTAAPSDRSRASAGDRGRASGRNRGRTSVTDPDRTALGHRSRASATEHSRSTGTGQNRGPAAGHRHTAVADHRHPTTGADSSCSTAAGSSHTTVTDRRPDPARAAAPRRPDGAIAALTPDQAFDALYSFCAPALVRQTYLLTGRRELARESVERAFHIAWQRWPEVACDRDPAGWVRAVAYDYALSPWHRFRPRFRHPEPPPADGFDRALLDTLLKLPPSYRRTLLLHDGVGLGLPETAAETEASSRAVANRLMHAREAVAERLPELADPEVLHWRLVELASIERLRAAKPLVVRRTGERRARFWTRAAIAFTIALIGATALTARTAPTRYEPPVPEGETVEGVPPRVAPGPLSESERELRAKLRKEEQRGPVRLMPQPR; encoded by the coding sequence GTGACACAGAGCCCTGCCATCCCGCTCCCGCCGCCCAAGGAACGCCGACGCCTGCGCGAGGCCGCCTCGCTGACGCGGGCTCAACTCGCCTCCCGAGTGGGCGTCACCAGCGAGACGGTGCGCGGGTGGGAGACCGGCCGCTCGACGCCGCGCGGCCGGAAAGGGCAGAAGTACGCGAAGCTGCTGAACTCACTGGGCGCGGAAGGGGAAGTGACACCGCCTCATGCGGAGCGCGGGACCGCCGCCCCGAGCGATCGCAGCCGCGCCTCGGCCGGGGACCGCGGCCGCGCCTCCGGCAGGAACAGGGGTCGCACCTCCGTCACGGACCCGGACCGCACCGCCCTTGGCCACCGCAGCCGCGCCTCGGCCACCGAACACAGCCGTAGCACCGGCACCGGTCAGAACCGCGGCCCCGCCGCCGGCCATCGCCACACCGCCGTTGCCGACCATCGCCACCCCACCACCGGCGCTGACAGCAGCTGCAGCACCGCCGCCGGCAGCAGCCACACCACCGTCACCGACCGGCGGCCCGACCCTGCCCGCGCAGCGGCCCCGCGGCGGCCGGACGGCGCGATCGCCGCCCTGACCCCCGATCAGGCCTTCGACGCGCTGTACTCGTTCTGCGCGCCCGCGCTCGTCCGGCAGACCTATCTGCTGACCGGCCGCCGGGAGCTGGCGCGGGAGTCGGTCGAGCGGGCCTTTCACATCGCCTGGCAGCGGTGGCCCGAGGTGGCCTGCGACCGCGACCCGGCGGGCTGGGTGCGGGCGGTGGCGTACGACTACGCCCTCTCCCCGTGGCACCGGTTCCGCCCCCGCTTCCGGCACCCCGAGCCGCCGCCCGCCGACGGGTTCGACCGCGCGCTGCTGGACACCCTGCTGAAGCTGCCGCCCTCGTACCGCCGCACGCTGCTGCTGCACGACGGTGTCGGTCTCGGCCTGCCGGAGACGGCGGCGGAGACGGAGGCGAGCAGCCGCGCGGTCGCGAACCGGCTGATGCACGCGCGTGAGGCGGTCGCCGAGCGGCTGCCGGAGCTGGCGGACCCGGAGGTGCTCCACTGGCGGCTGGTCGAACTGGCCTCCATCGAGCGGCTGCGGGCCGCCAAACCGCTGGTCGTGCGCCGGACCGGGGAACGCCGGGCCCGTTTCTGGACCCGGGCCGCCATCGCCTTCACGATCGCCCTGATCGGAGCCACGGCCCTCACCGCCCGCACGGCCCCCACGCGCTACGAGCCACCGGTGCCGGAGGGCGAGACCGTCGAGGGCGTGCCGCCACGGGTCGCGCCCGGACCGCTGTCGGAGTCGGAGCGGGAGTTGCGGGCGAAGCTGCGCAAGGAGGAGCAGCGAGGGCCGGTCCGGCTGATGCCGCAGCCACGCTGA